From the Aminivibrio pyruvatiphilus genome, one window contains:
- the upp gene encoding uracil phosphoribosyltransferase: protein MKIAIGSDHAAFPLKSILVAHLREKGFEEILDMGTDTDSLPCDYPDIALKVGEMVAQRKADRGVLLCGTGVGMSIAANKMPGVYAAHCHDVETASMSRRHNNSNVLTLGARILSPETAVEILDVWLSTEFEGDRHSRRLSKIADYEQKICPSCCLSDKGKTVIFDHPLVQHKVSIIRDKNTSVKEFRELVQEIAGLMVYEITRNLPLVKIQVETPLALTDAYALEGKKLAIVPVLRAGLGMVDGILQLVPNAKVGHIGLYRDPETLMPVEYYCKLPGDISERDILILDPMLATGGSASAAISLVKARGGKKVSLVCIIAAPEGVSKVHGDHPDVDIFAAALDSHLNDHGYIVPGLGDAGDRLFGTK, encoded by the coding sequence ATGAAAATTGCCATAGGTTCGGATCACGCCGCTTTTCCGCTGAAAAGCATCCTTGTTGCCCATCTCAGGGAGAAGGGATTCGAAGAAATACTCGACATGGGAACCGATACGGATTCCCTGCCCTGTGACTATCCGGATATCGCATTGAAGGTCGGTGAAATGGTTGCCCAGAGAAAAGCCGACCGGGGAGTTCTTCTCTGCGGGACGGGTGTGGGAATGTCCATCGCGGCGAACAAAATGCCCGGCGTGTATGCTGCGCATTGTCACGACGTGGAGACGGCGAGCATGAGCCGGCGGCATAATAATTCCAATGTGCTTACCTTGGGAGCCCGGATTCTTTCCCCCGAAACGGCGGTCGAAATCCTTGACGTCTGGCTTTCCACGGAATTTGAAGGGGACCGGCATTCGAGGCGCCTGAGCAAAATCGCCGATTACGAGCAGAAAATCTGCCCGAGCTGCTGTCTTTCCGACAAGGGCAAAACGGTCATATTCGATCACCCCCTCGTGCAGCACAAGGTCAGCATCATCAGGGACAAGAACACCTCGGTGAAGGAATTCCGGGAACTGGTCCAGGAAATTGCGGGGCTCATGGTGTATGAAATCACCAGAAATCTTCCCCTGGTCAAGATACAGGTCGAGACCCCCCTCGCCCTTACTGACGCCTACGCCCTGGAGGGTAAAAAACTGGCCATAGTTCCCGTTCTCAGGGCAGGCCTTGGAATGGTGGACGGCATACTCCAGCTTGTCCCGAACGCCAAGGTGGGGCACATCGGGCTGTACCGCGACCCGGAAACGTTGATGCCCGTCGAATATTACTGCAAGCTTCCCGGTGACATCAGCGAGCGGGATATTCTCATTCTCGATCCCATGCTGGCCACCGGCGGCTCGGCTTCTGCGGCCATAAGCCTGGTAAAGGCACGGGGCGGCAAGAAAGTTTCGCTGGTGTGCATCATCGCAGCACCTGAAGGGGTGTCAAAAGTGCACGGAGATCACCCGGATGTGGATATCTTTGCCGCGGCCCTTGACAGTCATCTGAACGACCACGGTTATATCGTGCCCGGCCTCGGCGACGCTGGAGACAGGCTTTTCGGCACAAAATAG
- a CDS encoding glycosyltransferase family 4 protein, which yields MEFALKNFFVAAPLLLLWGLCITPLSISLANRYRIVDHPGERKIHTSVTPRGAGIVLWLGFLLWCLFAAGEHPVVRFIGTGSTMVFLSGYRDDMKSLAPLVRLGIHLLAAILFLVSVQLPPAHLAVCLFWITGMTNAYNLIDGANGLCLLMFISACLLSSPLGNTTVFLSLACLAGGVLYWNFPKARTFLGDGGTTLLGYLFSCFFIYTVAPGLGAVGVIELPFLLLLAGGVPVADTLFAILRRVWKGRSPFLPDRGHIHHRLLDRGITPFWTVVLLAFVQCLVVGSGVFLFTARLS from the coding sequence GTGGAATTCGCGCTGAAGAATTTCTTTGTTGCGGCGCCGCTGCTCCTGCTCTGGGGGCTCTGTATCACGCCGCTTTCCATAAGCCTGGCGAATCGCTACCGCATCGTCGACCATCCCGGGGAGCGCAAGATTCACACATCGGTTACTCCCAGGGGGGCAGGTATTGTCCTCTGGCTCGGGTTCCTTCTCTGGTGCCTTTTCGCCGCAGGAGAACACCCGGTCGTCAGGTTTATCGGCACGGGGAGCACCATGGTCTTCCTCAGCGGATACAGGGACGACATGAAGAGCCTTGCCCCCCTTGTACGGCTTGGGATACACCTTTTGGCGGCGATCCTTTTCCTCGTGTCTGTACAGCTGCCTCCGGCGCACCTTGCTGTCTGCCTTTTCTGGATAACGGGAATGACCAATGCCTATAACCTTATAGACGGCGCCAACGGGCTCTGTCTGCTCATGTTCATTTCAGCGTGCCTCCTCTCCTCACCCCTCGGAAACACTACGGTTTTTCTCTCCCTTGCCTGCCTTGCGGGGGGAGTTCTGTACTGGAATTTTCCGAAAGCCAGGACTTTTCTCGGAGACGGCGGGACTACCCTTCTCGGCTACCTTTTTTCGTGCTTTTTCATCTACACCGTGGCCCCCGGGCTTGGAGCGGTAGGGGTAATCGAACTCCCCTTCCTGCTGCTTCTCGCCGGAGGCGTTCCCGTGGCGGATACGCTGTTTGCAATATTACGCAGGGTGTGGAAAGGAAGATCCCCCTTTCTCCCTGACAGGGGGCACATACACCACCGTCTCCTTGACAGGGGGATCACCCCCTTCTGGACGGTGGTCCTTCTTGCCTTTGTTCAGTGTCTTGTCGTCGGTTCAGGGGTGTTTCTCTTCACCGCCCGGCTGTCCTGA
- the wecB gene encoding non-hydrolyzing UDP-N-acetylglucosamine 2-epimerase: protein MTKKIACVIGTRPEAIKMAPVISALREKGLDVTVLATGQHSWMLDQALAFFEIRADVNLSVMEERQSLDQLTSRVLLGVGGFLDSSPQDLLLVHGDTTTTMAATMAAFYRHVPVGHIEAGLRSGDLRRPFPEEANRIITDRLSTLWFAPTEGAAENLRRENLPVSPETLFVTGNTVIDALFRTLKKKHTPSPDLAPLISGDDPVILMTAHRRESWGGPLESICLAMKDILEAAGSVRILVPLHKNPSVRDVIQRFLADEKRVILCEPLDYPDFVWAMNRSSLILTDSGGVQEEASGLKKPVLVMRDLSERPEALDTGTALLVGTDRETIRNATVRILTDGAFRESLLNRGENPFGDGTASLRIADSILGYYEGR from the coding sequence ATGACGAAAAAAATAGCGTGCGTAATTGGAACCCGACCTGAGGCCATCAAAATGGCCCCGGTAATTTCCGCTCTGCGGGAAAAAGGGCTGGATGTTACTGTTCTGGCCACGGGCCAGCATTCCTGGATGCTCGACCAGGCCCTGGCCTTTTTCGAGATCAGGGCTGACGTGAACCTTTCCGTAATGGAGGAGAGACAGTCCCTGGATCAGCTCACATCACGGGTGCTTCTCGGCGTGGGCGGCTTTCTGGACAGCTCTCCCCAGGATCTCCTGCTCGTTCACGGAGACACGACGACGACGATGGCCGCCACCATGGCCGCATTTTACAGGCATGTTCCGGTGGGGCACATCGAAGCAGGACTCAGGAGCGGCGATTTGAGACGCCCATTTCCCGAGGAAGCGAACAGGATCATCACCGACAGGCTTTCAACCCTCTGGTTCGCACCCACGGAAGGAGCTGCCGAAAACCTGCGGAGGGAAAACCTCCCGGTTTCTCCGGAGACCCTGTTCGTAACAGGCAACACCGTCATCGATGCACTGTTCCGGACCCTGAAGAAAAAACACACGCCGTCCCCGGACCTTGCCCCGCTGATCTCCGGTGACGATCCTGTCATACTGATGACCGCCCACAGAAGGGAATCATGGGGAGGCCCCCTGGAATCCATCTGCCTCGCCATGAAGGATATACTGGAGGCTGCCGGCAGTGTCCGCATCCTCGTTCCCCTCCACAAGAACCCATCGGTCAGGGATGTGATACAGCGTTTTCTTGCAGATGAGAAGAGGGTCATCCTGTGTGAACCCCTCGATTATCCTGATTTTGTATGGGCGATGAACAGAAGCTCTCTTATCCTCACCGACAGCGGTGGTGTGCAGGAAGAAGCGTCTGGGCTGAAAAAGCCCGTCCTTGTAATGCGGGATCTTTCCGAACGGCCCGAGGCCCTCGACACAGGGACGGCCCTTCTTGTGGGAACGGACCGTGAAACGATAAGAAACGCCACGGTGAGGATCCTCACCGACGGAGCATTCCGGGAAAGCCTGCTGAACCGGGGAGAAAACCCCTTCGGAGACGGAACGGCATCGCTGAGGATAGCGGACAGCATTCTCGGTTATTACGAAGGCCGTTAA
- the murA gene encoding UDP-N-acetylglucosamine 1-carboxyvinyltransferase has translation MESKMEIIGGKPLRGVVEAQGAKNASLPVMAAALLLKDSTLRISRVPNLLDVNTMADLLRSLGAEVSFSNHDMEIHTPSDISWETPPDLVRKMRASSLVLGPLLARCGKAVMPLPGGCSIGSRPIDLHLKGLTKMGATIELVHGAVHAHTSGLTGCRIYLDFPSVGATENLMMAAVFARGETVLENTAREPEIYNLVEALKSMGAQVEADGTGVIRIQGVDALQSAESRIIPDRIEACTYILAGAATNGEVTVTGVIPNHIDSLLAKLEEAGASLTVKESEVTIHPSPRLKGVSLKTLPYPGFPTDLQPQVMAALCLAQGTSVIQESVFQSRFLHVSELNKMGAKIDIQSNSAIITGVDRLTGADVVATDLRAGAALVIAGLAAVDSTYVYHLGHIFRGYEEMDRKLTALGADVRVLAGDSGDGCGAEKNVRGSSPVLGG, from the coding sequence GTGGAATCCAAGATGGAAATTATCGGCGGTAAACCCCTCAGGGGAGTTGTCGAAGCCCAGGGAGCAAAGAACGCCTCCCTTCCGGTTATGGCCGCCGCTCTTCTTCTAAAGGACAGTACTCTTCGTATTTCCAGGGTGCCCAACCTGCTTGACGTGAACACCATGGCCGACCTGCTCAGGAGTCTCGGCGCGGAGGTTTCTTTCAGCAACCACGACATGGAAATTCATACCCCGTCGGATATATCCTGGGAAACTCCTCCGGACCTTGTCAGAAAAATGAGAGCCTCATCCCTTGTCCTCGGACCCCTTCTCGCACGGTGCGGCAAGGCCGTCATGCCTCTGCCCGGAGGATGTTCCATAGGTAGCAGGCCCATCGACCTTCACCTGAAGGGGCTGACGAAGATGGGTGCCACCATAGAGCTTGTGCACGGGGCAGTGCACGCCCATACCAGCGGACTGACAGGCTGTCGCATTTACCTGGATTTCCCGTCTGTAGGGGCCACGGAGAACCTCATGATGGCCGCTGTATTCGCCAGGGGAGAGACGGTGCTGGAAAACACCGCGCGGGAGCCCGAGATATACAACCTTGTGGAGGCCCTGAAATCCATGGGTGCCCAGGTGGAAGCCGATGGAACCGGGGTTATCCGCATCCAGGGAGTGGACGCCCTTCAGAGTGCCGAGTCGAGGATCATTCCTGACCGCATCGAGGCCTGCACTTACATTCTCGCGGGGGCGGCCACCAACGGCGAAGTGACGGTGACCGGAGTCATTCCCAACCACATCGATTCCCTCCTCGCGAAACTCGAGGAGGCAGGAGCATCTCTTACGGTGAAGGAAAGCGAAGTTACCATTCATCCTTCTCCCAGATTGAAGGGAGTATCCCTCAAAACGCTTCCCTATCCCGGTTTTCCCACGGACCTTCAGCCTCAGGTCATGGCTGCCCTGTGCCTGGCCCAGGGGACCAGCGTGATCCAGGAAAGCGTTTTTCAGTCCCGGTTTCTTCATGTCAGCGAGCTGAACAAAATGGGAGCGAAAATTGACATTCAGAGCAACTCAGCCATCATCACCGGGGTGGACCGCCTTACGGGAGCGGACGTGGTCGCCACCGACCTGAGAGCGGGAGCCGCTCTTGTCATAGCGGGTCTCGCCGCAGTGGATTCCACCTATGTGTATCATCTGGGCCATATTTTCCGGGGATACGAGGAAATGGACAGAAAACTGACGGCTCTCGGCGCCGACGTCAGGGTTCTGGCGGGAGATTCGGGTGACGGCTGCGGAGCGGAGAAAAACGTCCGGGGAAGTTCTCCTGTTCTCGGTGGCTGA
- a CDS encoding alkaline shock response membrane anchor protein AmaP, with protein sequence MVAQENEVDFLIDDGLVISKGRIMAGKSAKSERNLVRAIRRALFQFPNHRKAVRAFLQKSAPCKIMIIATSISMAEKITRALELPSPELIIDITEVASPEEIINARRERHEKGQHVIPVSRTQLRKNFAGKLVGHLRGLFKSVDREDGERTIVRPPFSFFGALTIDSTAIEDLVRHVVSLSPQIDAVKDIRVRSSEDEISLEITVNVTPGKFNFRQLGKMQQKRIASAVRYFTGMDIGSVDISISEVVLP encoded by the coding sequence ATGGTGGCCCAGGAAAATGAAGTGGATTTCCTGATCGACGATGGTCTTGTGATCTCAAAAGGCAGGATAATGGCCGGAAAGAGCGCCAAATCCGAGCGGAACCTTGTACGGGCCATACGGAGAGCGCTCTTCCAGTTTCCCAACCACAGAAAGGCAGTCCGGGCTTTTCTCCAGAAGTCCGCTCCCTGCAAGATCATGATTATCGCTACGTCCATTTCCATGGCGGAAAAGATTACCAGGGCCCTTGAACTGCCGTCCCCCGAACTCATCATCGACATAACCGAAGTCGCCTCTCCCGAGGAAATCATCAACGCCAGGAGAGAACGCCATGAGAAAGGACAGCATGTCATCCCCGTCTCCAGGACCCAGTTGAGGAAAAATTTCGCCGGAAAGCTTGTGGGACACCTCAGGGGCCTTTTCAAAAGCGTGGACAGGGAAGACGGTGAGCGGACCATCGTGAGGCCGCCCTTCAGTTTTTTCGGGGCGCTTACCATCGACTCCACGGCCATAGAAGACCTGGTCCGGCACGTGGTGTCCCTGAGTCCGCAGATTGACGCGGTAAAGGATATTCGCGTGCGCTCGTCGGAGGATGAAATTTCTTTGGAGATAACCGTCAACGTGACGCCGGGGAAGTTCAATTTCCGGCAGCTGGGAAAAATGCAGCAAAAGCGGATCGCTTCCGCTGTGCGCTATTTTACCGGTATGGATATCGGAAGCGTTGATATAAGCATTTCGGAGGTGGTGTTGCCGTGA
- a CDS encoding uracil-DNA glycosylase — MTFFQSSADRDEAWAELRKKVEGCTRCGLCSSRKNTVFGQGSRKTPLVFIGEGPGAEEDEQGVAFVGKAGRLLTQILASVGIRREQVFISNVVKCRPPDNRVPAPDEMMACSPFLEAQLALLRPRIVVCLGNTPTKWLLRTSEGITALRGRWFPWRGALLLPMFHPSFLLRNESRKKGSPKELTWRDINAVREKLGELGAPLPEEGDP, encoded by the coding sequence GTGACCTTTTTCCAGAGCAGCGCGGACAGGGACGAAGCCTGGGCGGAACTGCGGAAAAAAGTTGAAGGCTGCACCAGGTGCGGCCTGTGCTCTTCCAGGAAGAACACGGTCTTCGGGCAGGGCAGCCGGAAGACTCCCCTTGTGTTTATCGGGGAAGGACCCGGAGCTGAAGAGGATGAGCAGGGCGTCGCCTTCGTCGGAAAAGCGGGGCGCCTGCTGACCCAGATTCTTGCATCCGTGGGTATACGAAGAGAGCAGGTTTTCATATCCAACGTGGTGAAATGCAGGCCGCCTGACAACAGGGTGCCCGCCCCGGATGAGATGATGGCGTGCAGCCCCTTCCTGGAAGCCCAGCTGGCGCTTCTCCGTCCCAGGATCGTGGTTTGCCTCGGGAACACCCCGACGAAGTGGCTTCTGAGAACTTCCGAGGGGATCACCGCCCTCCGGGGAAGATGGTTTCCCTGGAGGGGAGCCCTTCTGCTTCCCATGTTCCATCCAAGTTTTCTTCTGAGAAACGAATCGCGGAAAAAGGGAAGCCCGAAAGAGCTGACCTGGAGGGACATCAATGCCGTCAGGGAGAAACTCGGTGAACTGGGAGCCCCGCTGCCGGAGGAGGGGGATCCATGA
- the uppS gene encoding polyprenyl diphosphate synthase: protein MKAYPVPSPFHVALIMDGNGRWAKKRFLPRLLGHRAGVKALERTVRAAWNLGVTHLSVYAFSTENWKRPEMEIKGLMSLFRFSLRRKVDEIRRENVRLRFAGKRDNLPADVVELMDWAERETGMNTGLTLVACLNYGGRQEIIDGVNALIAKGGNQPVTEEDLDGMMYLPDLPPPDLIIRTSGEQRLSNFWLWQCVYSELYFTDVLWPDFGSGDLEKAIAQFTCRERRYGTVK, encoded by the coding sequence ATGAAGGCCTATCCCGTCCCTTCCCCCTTCCATGTTGCTCTCATCATGGACGGCAATGGACGATGGGCGAAGAAACGTTTTCTTCCCCGCCTTCTCGGTCACCGGGCCGGCGTAAAGGCTCTCGAAAGGACCGTCCGGGCCGCCTGGAACCTTGGGGTGACCCATCTTTCCGTGTACGCCTTTTCGACGGAGAACTGGAAGCGGCCCGAAATGGAGATCAAGGGGCTCATGAGCCTTTTCCGCTTTTCTCTCAGGCGGAAGGTTGACGAGATCAGGCGGGAGAATGTCCGGCTGCGGTTTGCAGGAAAGCGGGACAACCTGCCTGCCGACGTGGTAGAGCTTATGGACTGGGCTGAGAGGGAGACCGGTATGAATACGGGGCTCACTCTTGTGGCCTGTCTGAATTACGGGGGGCGGCAGGAAATCATTGACGGAGTGAACGCACTGATCGCCAAAGGCGGGAACCAGCCCGTTACGGAAGAGGACCTGGACGGAATGATGTATCTCCCCGACCTTCCTCCTCCGGATCTTATCATCAGGACGAGCGGAGAGCAGCGGTTGAGCAATTTTTGGCTCTGGCAGTGCGTTTACAGCGAATTGTATTTCACCGATGTCCTCTGGCCTGATTTCGGATCCGGTGATCTCGAAAAGGCCATTGCACAATTTACCTGCAGGGAGAGACGATATGGCACAGTCAAATGA
- a CDS encoding phosphatidate cytidylyltransferase, whose product MKELLVRGGAGAAVVAVVLGALYAGGMTWTVLVSVLALVSLGEFYSMLSRKFKVSRGVGFIAGVLILFTASEGIHPISLVLTLSITAFVILFVEILRRQIKGESFAIWNMGGTLGGILYIVIPWTFMILLRRLPSGAILLFTMFLCTWSCDVAAYIIGSKWGRIRLCENVSPKKTWEGFLGGLSAALLAGVAVAFILETPPLPFLFVGLICGVAGQIGDLAESVIKRETGVKDSGSVIPGHGGVLDRFDSILVSGLLVYVLFGVILR is encoded by the coding sequence ATGAAAGAACTGTTGGTCAGGGGAGGTGCCGGGGCGGCCGTGGTGGCTGTCGTGCTGGGGGCCCTGTATGCCGGGGGGATGACATGGACGGTGCTCGTTTCGGTTCTCGCCCTTGTCTCCCTTGGAGAGTTCTACAGCATGCTTTCAAGAAAATTCAAGGTTTCCAGGGGAGTCGGCTTCATTGCCGGGGTGCTCATTCTTTTCACGGCTTCTGAAGGCATCCATCCCATCTCACTGGTACTCACCCTGAGCATTACGGCCTTCGTCATCCTTTTCGTGGAGATACTGCGGAGGCAGATCAAAGGGGAGAGCTTTGCCATCTGGAACATGGGAGGCACCCTGGGGGGCATCCTGTACATCGTCATTCCATGGACCTTCATGATCCTGCTTCGGAGGCTTCCTTCCGGGGCCATTCTCCTTTTCACCATGTTTCTCTGTACCTGGAGCTGCGACGTGGCAGCATACATTATAGGTTCAAAGTGGGGCAGGATCCGTCTGTGTGAAAACGTCAGCCCAAAAAAGACATGGGAAGGATTTCTCGGCGGGCTTTCAGCTGCTCTTCTTGCCGGCGTGGCCGTGGCGTTTATCCTTGAAACGCCCCCCCTTCCCTTTCTCTTCGTCGGCCTTATCTGCGGCGTGGCCGGCCAGATCGGCGACCTTGCGGAGTCGGTCATCAAGCGGGAAACCGGAGTAAAGGACAGCGGGAGCGTCATTCCCGGCCACGGCGGCGTACTGGACCGGTTTGACAGCATCCTTGTCAGTGGTCTCCTGGTTTACGTTCTTTTCGGGGTCATTCTCCGATGA
- the dxr gene encoding 1-deoxy-D-xylulose-5-phosphate reductoisomerase: MKKIRLFVIGCTGSVGNSVLSVCRTFPDFFEVRALAAHSSYAETAKLAGEFRADRVVLSDPEAAADLRRSFDGSLKVLEGAEALEETASSPDIDHVVVASSGTGAIGALMAALRSGKDVSLANKESIVAAGRWVLPLIGREGQLRPLDSEHNAVWQCLAGRNSSSVSRIVLTASGGPFRTFSQEELEVVTPSMAVRHPVWSMGAKISVDSATLMNKGIEILEAMTLFSLPAERVDAVICPDSFVHGIVEFRDGSFLFSASSPDMRLPCASALFYPERSPFPPVPVPLLQERTISFHQPDEQRFPSLRLAKEAARKGGAFPALLVGADEVAVDRFLAGEIGFTGIPSVVESVLEQWNGPAPASLADALYILDEGRRLAASVCRRLKISRPPRRSI, from the coding sequence ATGAAGAAAATACGTCTTTTTGTCATAGGTTGTACCGGAAGCGTCGGCAATTCCGTTCTTTCCGTATGCCGGACTTTCCCCGATTTTTTTGAAGTGCGCGCCCTGGCGGCCCATTCTTCCTATGCGGAAACCGCGAAGCTGGCCGGGGAATTTCGGGCCGACCGGGTGGTGCTTTCCGACCCTGAAGCGGCGGCGGACCTCAGAAGATCCTTCGACGGCAGCCTGAAGGTGCTCGAAGGTGCTGAAGCCCTGGAGGAGACAGCTTCAAGCCCCGACATCGACCACGTGGTCGTGGCATCTTCAGGAACGGGAGCCATCGGCGCCCTCATGGCAGCCCTGAGGAGCGGCAAGGATGTATCCCTGGCCAACAAGGAGAGCATCGTGGCCGCGGGGCGGTGGGTACTCCCCCTGATCGGACGGGAAGGACAGCTCAGGCCTCTTGACAGCGAACACAATGCGGTGTGGCAATGTCTGGCGGGCAGAAACTCCTCTTCTGTTTCGCGTATCGTCCTCACGGCATCGGGGGGGCCTTTCCGCACCTTTTCCCAGGAAGAACTGGAGGTGGTGACGCCTTCCATGGCGGTGCGCCACCCTGTGTGGAGCATGGGAGCAAAGATCAGCGTGGACAGCGCCACGCTGATGAACAAGGGGATCGAGATCCTCGAGGCCATGACGCTCTTCTCTCTTCCCGCAGAGAGGGTAGACGCCGTGATATGCCCTGATTCCTTCGTCCACGGCATCGTGGAGTTCAGGGACGGATCATTTCTCTTCTCAGCATCTTCTCCCGACATGCGCCTTCCCTGCGCTTCAGCCCTGTTTTATCCCGAAAGGAGCCCCTTCCCGCCCGTCCCGGTCCCTCTTTTGCAGGAGAGGACCATTTCCTTCCATCAGCCCGACGAACAGCGTTTTCCCTCACTTCGTCTCGCAAAGGAAGCCGCCCGTAAGGGAGGGGCTTTCCCGGCCCTCCTGGTGGGGGCCGATGAGGTGGCTGTGGACCGTTTCCTGGCCGGTGAGATCGGCTTTACCGGGATCCCCTCGGTGGTGGAATCGGTTCTTGAACAATGGAACGGACCGGCGCCGGCTTCTCTCGCCGATGCCCTGTATATCCTGGACGAAGGAAGAAGACTGGCCGCTTCGGTTTGCCGGCGGCTGAAAATTTCCCGTCCCCCAAGGAGATCGATCTGA
- the rseP gene encoding RIP metalloprotease RseP: protein MASLLSFLFVIGICVVVHEYGHYITARLFDVQVHEFAFGMGPVLFQRKGKHTLWSVRAFPVGGFVRLAGMEEENDEETVEPGRAFYDKAAWKRFLILVNGSVANVLLALLLTAVFLTGHGVVNLEETVIGEVMEGYPAQAAGIVPGDRILSVNGTPVETWRAMSTEIRQEAPKGSVLFSVRRGGAVISISAVILPDREQGIPLFGIRPGMKRFPVGEAFSSALSYTVNMSVEMIRGIIRWVSGTEKVDVTGPVGIASMAGEAARKGLWTFLSFLALINLNLGLINLLPFPALDGGRLFFTAGEMVLRRRLPPKIENYIHMTGFFLLITLILYITWQDLLRLFRG, encoded by the coding sequence ATGGCGAGTCTGCTGTCTTTCCTTTTTGTCATAGGTATCTGCGTCGTGGTTCATGAATACGGACACTACATTACGGCACGGCTGTTCGATGTCCAGGTGCACGAGTTCGCCTTCGGCATGGGACCGGTACTCTTCCAGCGAAAGGGGAAGCACACCCTGTGGTCGGTCAGGGCATTTCCCGTGGGGGGGTTCGTCCGCCTGGCAGGGATGGAAGAAGAAAACGATGAAGAGACCGTCGAGCCGGGCAGGGCTTTCTACGACAAGGCTGCCTGGAAGAGGTTTCTTATTCTCGTGAACGGCTCCGTGGCCAATGTTCTGCTCGCTCTCCTCCTGACGGCTGTTTTTCTTACGGGGCACGGTGTGGTCAACCTCGAGGAAACGGTCATCGGAGAGGTCATGGAAGGGTACCCGGCCCAGGCGGCGGGAATCGTGCCGGGGGACCGGATACTCTCCGTCAACGGCACCCCTGTGGAGACCTGGAGGGCCATGTCCACCGAAATCCGGCAGGAAGCCCCCAAAGGTTCCGTTCTCTTTTCCGTCCGCCGGGGGGGGGCGGTAATTTCCATATCCGCGGTGATCCTTCCGGACAGGGAGCAGGGAATTCCACTTTTCGGAATCCGTCCCGGCATGAAACGGTTCCCCGTCGGGGAAGCCTTTTCCTCCGCCCTTTCGTACACGGTGAATATGAGCGTGGAGATGATAAGGGGAATAATACGGTGGGTATCCGGAACCGAGAAGGTTGACGTCACCGGGCCCGTGGGGATTGCTTCCATGGCCGGCGAAGCGGCGAGGAAAGGACTGTGGACTTTTCTTTCCTTCCTGGCGCTCATCAACCTGAACCTGGGTCTTATAAACCTTCTTCCCTTTCCCGCCCTGGACGGGGGACGGCTCTTCTTCACCGCAGGGGAAATGGTTCTCAGGCGACGGCTTCCCCCGAAGATCGAGAATTACATTCACATGACCGGCTTTTTCCTCCTGATCACGCTCATACTCTACATCACGTGGCAGGATCTCCTTCGCCTGTTCCGGGGGTAG
- the ispG gene encoding (E)-4-hydroxy-3-methylbut-2-enyl-diphosphate synthase, producing MAGTVIIAGLSIGSGHPVRVESMLKIPLSSREECLEQCRSLASSGCELIRAAFPSPDLGGDLAWLNEKSPVPLMADIHFDPALALAALEAGTPSIRINPGNMARARLREVVASAQEKKAVIRIGANGGSLNSAQLERAGGVRSDALAAAVEEQLLILMEEGFEDIILSAKSTSVHETVRANSLLALKYPGYPFHIGITESGYGRDGLVKSAAGLALLLGQGIGNTIRISLTESPLEEVRAGYSLLRAMDLRQRGGSLISCPTCGRKRIEVRKIADLVTPCLESLPDGVTVAVMGCEVNGPREAMDADFGIAGSPRGAVVFSKGTVLKEVPLERVPELLAGMAEEACRLKEKHDNR from the coding sequence ATGGCAGGAACGGTCATCATTGCCGGCCTTTCAATAGGAAGCGGCCATCCCGTGCGGGTGGAGAGCATGCTCAAGATACCCCTCTCCTCCAGGGAAGAGTGTCTCGAGCAGTGCCGTTCCCTTGCCTCCTCCGGCTGTGAGCTGATCCGGGCAGCCTTCCCCTCCCCGGATCTCGGAGGTGATCTTGCATGGCTGAACGAAAAATCACCTGTTCCTCTCATGGCGGACATCCATTTCGATCCCGCTCTTGCCCTGGCAGCCCTGGAGGCGGGAACGCCGTCCATCCGGATCAACCCGGGAAATATGGCCCGGGCCCGTCTCCGGGAGGTTGTCGCTTCTGCACAGGAGAAAAAGGCAGTCATACGGATAGGAGCCAACGGAGGATCACTGAATTCCGCCCAGCTGGAGAGAGCCGGCGGAGTCCGTTCTGACGCCCTCGCCGCGGCGGTGGAAGAACAGCTTCTGATTCTCATGGAGGAAGGGTTTGAGGATATAATATTGTCCGCCAAGTCCACTTCCGTCCATGAAACGGTCCGGGCAAACTCTCTTCTTGCCCTCAAATATCCGGGCTATCCCTTCCACATAGGAATCACCGAATCGGGATACGGACGGGACGGACTGGTGAAAAGCGCTGCGGGGCTGGCCCTGCTTCTCGGACAGGGGATAGGAAACACAATCCGCATCAGCCTCACCGAGTCTCCTCTCGAGGAAGTCCGGGCCGGATATTCCCTGCTCAGGGCCATGGACCTGAGGCAGAGGGGCGGAAGCCTTATTTCGTGCCCGACCTGCGGGCGGAAAAGGATCGAAGTCAGAAAGATCGCCGACCTGGTGACGCCCTGCCTGGAGAGTCTGCCTGACGGGGTGACCGTGGCCGTGATGGGCTGCGAAGTGAACGGGCCGCGGGAAGCCATGGACGCCGATTTCGGGATAGCCGGTTCTCCCCGGGGTGCGGTGGTTTTTTCGAAGGGGACTGTTTTGAAGGAAGTCCCCCTGGAGAGAGTGCCGGAACTGCTTGCCGGGATGGCTGAAGAAGCCTGCCGTTTGAAAGAAAAGCACGACAACCGATAA